One genomic region from Natrinema caseinilyticum encodes:
- a CDS encoding copper-translocating P-type ATPase, whose translation MDDHGKTPDDGDASTHHGGHHDAKDEPQPPAGEEESRVEQSILEEEAEDADEGEREVDEQYEHRASHGSGGSDHGGHDGHEGDGGMHEGHEQMFRRRFFISTLLSIPVLLYSETLQAWLGFSVPAFPGSELINPVFAVIVFAYGGVPFLRMARPELEDQAPGMMTLISMAITVAFVYSLASVVFPTASTFFWELVTLIDIMLLGHWIEMRSVRRASSALDELAKLLPDTAERITENGDTEKVPVSDLSEGDLVLVRPGASVPADGIVEEGDSDVNESMITGESRPVSKEPGDEVIGGTINGDGSLRVQISATGDETTLAGIMRLVEEAQESKSQTQMLADRAAGWLFYVALSVAIVTAIAWTVAVSFNATVIERVVTVLVIACPHALGLAIPLVVAINTSLAARNGMLIRDRIAMEQARELDTVIFDKTGTLTKGEQGIVDVETVSDLEEDEALALAAAVESDSEHMIAQAIREAADERGVTPETATSFEAVKGRGVRATVDGETVYVGGPNLLPHLEIDIPPKLASFADRAGESAQTVVYLVREDEPVAAFALADVVRDESYQVVDALHELGLEVAMLTGDSEDVARAVADDLGIDTVFAEVLPEDKDKKVTELQDQGKFVAMVGDGVNDAPALTRSDIGIAIGSGTDVAVQSADIILVQNNPMDVVRLVKLSKASYRKMQQNLVWAAGYNVFALPLAAGILAPIGILLSPAVGALLMSLSTVIVAINAQFLRRVDLDLPSLPGVSAPQKSQLAD comes from the coding sequence ATGGACGATCACGGGAAGACACCTGACGACGGTGATGCCTCGACTCACCACGGTGGCCACCACGATGCCAAAGACGAGCCACAGCCACCTGCTGGCGAAGAGGAATCGCGCGTCGAACAGTCGATACTAGAGGAAGAAGCCGAAGACGCAGACGAGGGCGAGCGCGAGGTCGACGAACAGTACGAACATAGGGCGAGCCATGGTTCAGGGGGTTCTGACCACGGCGGTCATGACGGTCATGAAGGAGACGGTGGTATGCACGAGGGCCACGAGCAGATGTTCCGACGGCGCTTTTTCATCTCGACGTTACTCTCGATTCCCGTCCTCCTGTACAGCGAGACACTACAGGCGTGGCTTGGTTTTTCAGTACCGGCGTTCCCCGGGAGTGAATTGATCAACCCTGTGTTCGCGGTGATCGTCTTCGCGTACGGTGGTGTCCCGTTCCTCCGGATGGCCCGTCCGGAACTCGAGGACCAAGCACCAGGAATGATGACGCTCATCTCAATGGCGATCACGGTCGCGTTCGTCTACAGTCTCGCGAGCGTCGTCTTCCCAACGGCATCGACGTTCTTCTGGGAGCTGGTTACGCTGATCGACATCATGCTGCTCGGACACTGGATCGAAATGCGTTCCGTTCGACGGGCCTCCAGTGCGCTCGACGAACTCGCAAAACTTCTCCCAGACACCGCCGAGCGAATCACAGAAAACGGTGATACCGAAAAGGTGCCTGTGAGTGACCTTTCCGAAGGTGATCTCGTTCTCGTCCGGCCCGGTGCGAGCGTTCCTGCCGACGGCATCGTCGAAGAGGGAGACTCCGACGTCAACGAATCGATGATTACTGGTGAATCGAGGCCAGTTTCGAAGGAACCAGGCGACGAGGTGATCGGTGGTACCATCAACGGTGACGGGAGCCTTCGGGTCCAGATCAGTGCGACGGGTGACGAGACGACGCTGGCAGGAATCATGCGCCTCGTCGAGGAAGCTCAAGAGAGCAAGTCCCAAACGCAGATGCTCGCCGACAGAGCGGCAGGCTGGCTCTTCTATGTCGCTCTCTCAGTAGCGATCGTGACCGCAATCGCCTGGACCGTCGCCGTTTCGTTTAACGCCACAGTCATCGAACGGGTCGTGACCGTCCTTGTGATTGCTTGTCCGCACGCACTCGGACTCGCCATACCACTCGTCGTTGCGATCAACACGTCGCTCGCAGCGCGAAATGGAATGCTGATCCGCGATCGGATCGCCATGGAACAGGCCCGAGAACTTGACACGGTTATCTTCGACAAAACGGGGACGCTCACGAAGGGCGAGCAGGGTATCGTCGACGTCGAAACCGTCAGCGATCTCGAGGAGGACGAAGCACTTGCACTCGCGGCAGCAGTCGAGAGTGATTCGGAACACATGATCGCCCAGGCGATTCGCGAGGCCGCTGACGAGCGGGGCGTCACGCCAGAAACCGCAACCAGCTTTGAGGCAGTCAAAGGCCGCGGTGTTCGCGCGACGGTCGACGGTGAAACAGTGTACGTTGGCGGACCAAACCTCCTCCCACACCTCGAGATAGACATTCCGCCCAAACTGGCGTCGTTCGCAGATCGAGCTGGTGAAAGTGCCCAAACAGTCGTGTATCTCGTTCGTGAGGATGAACCGGTCGCCGCATTTGCGCTCGCGGACGTCGTTCGCGACGAGAGCTATCAGGTCGTGGACGCGCTTCACGAACTCGGTCTCGAAGTCGCGATGCTGACCGGGGACTCCGAGGACGTCGCTCGCGCCGTCGCCGACGACCTCGGTATCGACACGGTTTTCGCAGAGGTGCTGCCCGAGGACAAGGACAAGAAGGTGACCGAACTGCAGGATCAGGGTAAGTTCGTGGCGATGGTCGGCGACGGCGTCAACGACGCACCGGCACTGACGCGGTCCGACATCGGGATCGCTATTGGCTCCGGGACGGACGTCGCCGTCCAGTCGGCTGACATCATCCTCGTCCAGAACAACCCGATGGACGTCGTCCGCCTCGTAAAGCTGAGCAAAGCGAGTTATCGGAAGATGCAGCAGAACCTCGTCTGGGCCGCCGGCTACAACGTCTTTGCACTGCCACTTGCGGCGGGTATTCTTGCCCCGATCGGCATCCTCCTCTCTCCCGCAGTCGGCGCCTTACTCATGTCGCTCAGTACCGTGATCGTCGCGATCAATGCGCAGTTCCTCCGTCGCGTTGATCTCGACCTCCCAAGCCTGCCGGGCGTGTCTGCGCCACAGAAGTCACAGCTAGCAGACTGA
- a CDS encoding DUF7546 family protein, with product MKTASNSDHRRRLLTRGTRFNLLFAIQLFAGLAFAYRTGDMGSRLTYFFIPFIWTTVSIWVIWHTRPAQARRLFQILAAVISFAYLLILLYLTGILGSSVQHLSQLTGPHGVGLTWGRSLGWSPVLIYTGEWITLTLVPYQTIGLIALSYLVYDALLDFARSAIGGIVGIAACPACVGPLFAPLLLGGSSGSSLVLLLGVYGYEIATVLFIITVGILYYRRWISKLFLHLRR from the coding sequence ATGAAAACCGCATCCAACAGTGACCACAGGAGACGTCTTCTCACGAGAGGTACTCGGTTTAATCTTCTATTCGCGATCCAACTGTTCGCCGGCCTCGCTTTCGCATACAGGACGGGTGACATGGGGAGTCGACTCACTTACTTCTTCATTCCGTTCATTTGGACCACGGTCTCTATCTGGGTCATCTGGCATACACGACCTGCACAGGCCCGACGTCTCTTCCAGATCCTTGCAGCCGTGATTTCTTTTGCTTATCTCCTGATATTGCTGTATCTCACGGGTATCCTTGGATCCAGCGTACAGCACCTTTCGCAATTAACGGGACCACACGGAGTCGGATTGACTTGGGGCCGATCGCTCGGGTGGAGTCCCGTCCTCATCTACACTGGAGAATGGATCACGTTGACCCTCGTTCCGTATCAGACAATCGGTCTCATAGCACTCTCATACCTCGTCTACGATGCATTGCTCGATTTCGCTCGATCGGCGATCGGCGGTATCGTCGGAATTGCGGCCTGTCCAGCCTGTGTCGGTCCATTATTTGCACCTTTGCTGCTTGGTGGCTCTAGTGGTTCCTCTCTGGTTCTCCTACTGGGAGTCTACGGGTATGAGATTGCGACCGTTTTATTCATTATTACTGTAGGGATACTCTATTACCGACGTTGGATTTCAAAACTTTTTCTTCATTTGCGACGATGA
- a CDS encoding right-handed parallel beta-helix repeat-containing protein: MRRRGYLSMGAVVALAGCVASDDNEMSSIGDEGGLQAEIINDTTVYLESPVTQADIDAAVDYLTTDYDGGEIILPDGTFADEWAITESNITLRGQSKSTTLTLPDGMDEPSQVLTITGDDVVVKDLTIDGNRDNQDLSVYSKSDLQHADGIGIYADNCTIRNVDVYRAQSHSIIVWRWNNDLGVANASLPAEAGRFGNRIVDCYVEDNGHANNPRASLDSVESQRTIFRDNEIVGGEHTIVGITIHTGDDITIRGNHINTEQLGIQLHSGVYDAVVDGNQIYSNTGVGSKGLMLYNDTDNIKIVNNTIEGDDTATILVSFEDMASNVTFAHNTVSGGNYGALRTYDDTQNIKILNNTFIDGERVRVAGGATDVQIRGNEFIDYDFWAINTEDATGVQIQNNRIEHSSETSGLSGSIVLDNGYDCLVSENVIVNSQGIFEGPNSTGNTIRDNHSYTR; this comes from the coding sequence ATGAGACGACGGGGGTATCTCAGTATGGGGGCTGTGGTGGCACTTGCAGGCTGTGTGGCGAGTGACGATAACGAGATGTCAAGTATTGGTGATGAGGGTGGCTTACAAGCCGAAATAATCAACGACACGACCGTCTACCTCGAGTCGCCAGTCACGCAAGCCGACATTGACGCGGCCGTCGACTATCTTACGACCGACTACGATGGTGGCGAGATCATCCTCCCCGACGGCACGTTCGCCGACGAGTGGGCGATCACCGAGAGCAACATTACGCTCCGAGGCCAGAGTAAGTCGACGACGCTCACGCTGCCCGACGGGATGGACGAGCCGTCGCAGGTGCTTACGATTACCGGCGACGATGTCGTCGTCAAGGACCTCACAATCGATGGGAATCGGGATAACCAGGACCTCTCGGTGTACAGCAAATCCGACCTTCAACACGCGGACGGGATCGGTATCTACGCGGATAACTGCACGATCCGCAACGTGGACGTCTACCGGGCACAGTCGCACTCGATCATCGTCTGGCGATGGAACAACGATCTCGGGGTTGCGAACGCCTCGCTCCCCGCCGAGGCCGGGCGCTTCGGGAACCGGATCGTCGACTGCTACGTCGAAGATAACGGCCACGCGAACAACCCACGGGCGTCACTCGACAGCGTCGAGTCCCAGCGGACGATCTTCCGCGATAACGAAATCGTCGGCGGCGAGCACACGATCGTCGGCATTACGATCCATACGGGGGACGATATTACGATCCGGGGGAACCACATCAATACGGAGCAACTCGGAATCCAGCTCCATTCGGGCGTCTACGATGCGGTCGTCGACGGGAACCAAATCTACTCCAATACCGGCGTCGGGTCGAAGGGACTGATGCTCTACAACGATACGGATAACATCAAAATTGTCAACAACACGATCGAGGGCGATGATACGGCAACCATCCTTGTCTCGTTTGAGGATATGGCAAGTAACGTCACGTTCGCTCACAACACTGTGTCGGGCGGTAACTATGGTGCCCTCCGCACGTACGACGACACACAGAACATCAAGATTCTAAACAATACATTTATTGACGGCGAGCGGGTCCGGGTTGCAGGCGGGGCGACCGACGTCCAGATCCGGGGTAACGAGTTCATCGACTATGATTTCTGGGCGATCAACACGGAGGACGCGACCGGCGTCCAGATCCAGAACAACCGGATCGAGCACTCGTCGGAGACGAGCGGACTCTCGGGGTCGATCGTCCTCGATAACGGATACGACTGCCTGGTGAGTGAGAACGTCATCGTCAACTCGCAAGGCATTTTCGAGGGGCCGAACTCGACCGGGAATACGATCCGCGACAACCACTCGTATACACGATGA
- a CDS encoding metal-dependent hydrolase, giving the protein MFPLGHLAFAYLWYVAYAALTRRPLPARWAPVPVAIGSQFPDLIDKPLAYYGVLASGRSVAHSLLITVLIAGLVTWGAHALHRRRPAHRWVGRLCVVTPAGSASATCRIWLAIVSGRCARAPTTA; this is encoded by the coding sequence GTGTTTCCGCTCGGCCATCTCGCCTTCGCGTATCTCTGGTACGTCGCGTACGCGGCCCTCACGCGCCGGCCGTTGCCAGCTCGCTGGGCGCCAGTCCCGGTGGCGATCGGCAGTCAATTCCCCGACCTGATCGATAAACCACTGGCGTATTACGGCGTCCTCGCGAGCGGCCGGTCGGTCGCCCATTCGCTCCTGATCACCGTACTCATCGCCGGCCTCGTCACCTGGGGCGCCCACGCGCTCCACCGCCGGCGCCCTGCGCACCGCTGGGTCGGGCGTCTATGTGTCGTCACTCCGGCGGGTTCAGCATCGGCTACCTGTCGCATCTGGTTGGCGATAGTCTCGGGCCGCTGCGCGCGGGCGCCTACGACGGCCTGA
- a CDS encoding RNA-guided endonuclease InsQ/TnpB family protein, whose translation MKRTNTFAVRPLSDTEEQLLRDLLDASAALWNEVNYQRLMRYIDEDGFESGVWDVDTGRLEGQYKGVVGASTAQQVIRKNSEAWRGFFRLKEQYHDESNTSVTDHPEPPGFRGNEDDGRRLKTVIRNMSYTVEWGDRSRLEILVGKELKDRYDYTGRLRLEIAGDLNWPDYDRQGRLDLWYDETDSTFRASQPVTVSADARDTPLADKTAALDIGANNLVACTTTTGGQYLYEGRNLFQRFRDTTREIARLQSKLEDGRYSCERIRRLYRKQTRRRNHAQDALCRDLIERLYAEGVDTVYIGGLTDVLETHWAVETNAKTHNFWAFKHFTDRLACTAEEYGIGVEVRSEAWTSQECPQCGSTDRTTRYQDTLTCPCGFEGHADLTASKTFLERQTSNTVRPMARPVRFQWDDHDWSESSRSHRPNEQRTDPSTVQRDGNVASGET comes from the coding sequence GTGAAGCGCACCAACACGTTCGCCGTGCGACCGCTCTCTGATACCGAAGAGCAACTGCTACGGGACCTGTTGGACGCTTCCGCCGCTCTCTGGAACGAAGTCAACTACCAGCGCCTCATGCGGTACATCGACGAAGACGGCTTTGAGAGCGGCGTGTGGGACGTCGATACAGGCCGACTCGAAGGCCAATACAAAGGCGTGGTCGGCGCATCCACCGCCCAACAGGTGATACGGAAGAACAGCGAAGCGTGGCGCGGATTCTTCCGGCTGAAAGAACAATACCACGACGAGTCGAACACGTCGGTTACGGACCACCCGGAACCACCGGGCTTCCGTGGGAACGAGGACGATGGACGCCGACTCAAGACCGTCATTCGAAACATGTCGTACACCGTCGAATGGGGCGACCGCTCCCGGCTTGAGATACTGGTCGGCAAAGAGTTGAAAGACCGCTACGACTACACCGGACGTCTCCGGCTTGAAATCGCTGGCGACCTGAATTGGCCCGACTACGACAGACAGGGCCGGTTAGACCTGTGGTACGATGAGACAGACAGCACCTTCCGAGCTTCGCAACCCGTGACTGTTTCTGCCGATGCACGGGACACTCCACTGGCCGACAAAACGGCCGCTCTGGATATTGGTGCCAACAATCTCGTCGCCTGTACCACAACGACCGGCGGGCAGTATCTGTACGAGGGTCGTAACCTATTCCAGCGGTTCCGTGACACGACACGAGAAATCGCCCGACTCCAGTCGAAACTCGAAGACGGTCGCTACAGTTGTGAGCGCATCCGACGCTTGTACCGCAAACAAACCCGTCGCCGGAACCACGCCCAAGATGCGTTGTGTCGTGACCTGATCGAACGACTGTACGCCGAGGGCGTAGACACGGTGTATATTGGTGGGTTGACCGACGTGCTGGAAACACACTGGGCGGTCGAAACGAATGCAAAGACCCACAACTTCTGGGCGTTCAAGCACTTCACCGACCGACTCGCGTGTACTGCCGAGGAATACGGTATTGGGGTTGAGGTTCGGTCGGAAGCGTGGACCAGCCAGGAATGCCCGCAGTGTGGGTCGACTGATCGAACAACACGGTATCAGGACACGCTCACCTGTCCGTGTGGGTTCGAGGGCCACGCCGACCTCACGGCGTCAAAGACGTTCCTAGAGCGGCAGACGAGCAACACAGTCAGGCCGATGGCACGGCCCGTGCGGTTCCAGTGGGACGACCACGACTGGTCGGAGTCATCACGCTCTCACCGTCCCAACGAACAGCGCACAGACCCGAGTACCGTCCAGCGTGACGGGAATGTTGCCTCTGGGGAGACGTAG
- a CDS encoding SWIM zinc finger family protein: protein MPAVAERVPLEDWSWSPDSSGSGSDSRSGSRDGTSTDLPVAEIYEPTRDAIRDICTAQSFQRGVSYFEEGRVWELTVEGYEVTAKVRGSREYRTTVDLSAENFDGWCSCPYDYAGDCKHIVAVLLAVRDRYDEVTDQFQENTTQDELSSTSDSVSLETSIPGNDLESALETADVETLRDFLRAVLADNESLRERFLATVGQPIEKSVADDL from the coding sequence ATGCCCGCAGTAGCCGAGCGTGTGCCACTTGAGGACTGGTCGTGGTCACCTGACTCGTCTGGTTCCGGTTCAGACTCGCGTTCCGGGTCTCGAGACGGGACCAGCACCGACCTGCCCGTCGCCGAGATTTACGAACCAACCCGCGACGCGATTCGGGATATCTGTACCGCACAGTCGTTCCAGCGCGGCGTCTCCTACTTCGAAGAAGGGCGTGTGTGGGAGCTGACGGTCGAGGGATATGAGGTAACTGCAAAAGTACGAGGGAGCCGGGAATACCGGACGACGGTGGACCTCTCTGCCGAGAACTTCGACGGCTGGTGTTCCTGTCCGTACGACTACGCGGGCGACTGCAAACACATCGTTGCAGTGTTGCTGGCGGTACGAGACCGATACGACGAGGTAACTGATCAGTTTCAGGAGAATACGACTCAGGACGAACTATCGAGTACGTCGGATTCCGTGTCCCTCGAGACGTCGATACCGGGCAACGACCTCGAGTCAGCACTCGAGACCGCGGACGTCGAGACGCTTCGGGACTTTCTGCGTGCGGTCCTTGCCGACAACGAGTCTCTTCGAGAGCGGTTTCTCGCCACGGTCGGCCAGCCGATCGAAAAAAGCGTCGCCGACGACCTGTAA
- a CDS encoding sterol carrier protein, translated as MITRRLRPTEQYFPTEPWLEAYRDAINASAEYAERADGWGVDFDGSFVFQIENVPLESKTVADLPPEIVESVEHHANRTARSTESILEDAPEDVRERIESRSGPLEERVAEEVLTTTLADVPDRMWPELRATLPDPIDDLIAQLEENVAADGTIYAYLDLFDTECRGVDTLTDLEERRHGFRLVGDYEQWRTLVRGNGDVIDMLMAGDFELDGDIQAILKYSDAAVALAEVSADLDSRFIV; from the coding sequence ATGATTACACGACGACTTCGACCGACCGAGCAGTATTTTCCGACCGAACCGTGGCTCGAAGCGTATCGAGACGCGATCAATGCGAGCGCCGAGTACGCCGAACGGGCCGACGGCTGGGGCGTCGATTTCGACGGGTCGTTCGTCTTTCAGATCGAGAACGTGCCCCTCGAGAGCAAAACGGTAGCCGATCTGCCGCCGGAAATCGTCGAGTCAGTCGAACACCACGCGAATCGGACTGCGCGGTCGACCGAATCTATCCTGGAGGACGCGCCTGAAGACGTCCGCGAGCGCATCGAATCCCGCAGCGGCCCGCTCGAGGAACGGGTCGCAGAGGAGGTCCTGACGACCACCCTCGCGGACGTCCCCGACCGGATGTGGCCGGAGCTCAGAGCGACGCTTCCCGACCCCATAGACGACCTGATCGCGCAACTCGAGGAGAACGTCGCGGCCGACGGCACGATATACGCGTATCTGGATCTCTTCGACACCGAGTGTCGAGGCGTCGATACGCTAACCGACCTCGAGGAGCGACGCCACGGGTTTCGCCTCGTCGGCGATTACGAGCAGTGGCGAACGCTCGTTCGGGGCAACGGCGACGTCATCGACATGCTGATGGCCGGCGATTTCGAGCTCGACGGCGACATTCAGGCGATTCTGAAGTATTCCGACGCGGCGGTGGCTCTCGCCGAGGTTTCCGCAGACCTCGACTCGAGGTTCATCGTGTAA
- a CDS encoding PRC-barrel domain-containing protein gives MREILARNLGGKPIVGIDGTDFGILATITMDPKSGALRDLVVETGRPSAVSVRSDGDNRLRIPVSNVETVNDQIVVRTDD, from the coding sequence ATGCGCGAGATACTAGCACGAAATCTCGGCGGCAAACCGATCGTTGGAATCGACGGGACCGATTTCGGTATCCTGGCTACCATCACGATGGACCCCAAGTCCGGCGCTCTCCGGGACCTCGTGGTCGAAACCGGTCGGCCGTCGGCCGTATCCGTTCGATCCGACGGCGATAATCGACTGCGGATTCCGGTCAGCAACGTCGAGACGGTAAACGATCAGATCGTCGTCCGGACCGACGACTGA
- a CDS encoding helix-turn-helix domain-containing protein — MRYAKCIIIPDDEGLHPVDQQIAEHPDINRELLHNVNLLADETIVTIYQFSGDRDALASILEDSPMVYKYQLSGVDDVIHAYIHVESDEKLVGLLNMLKKFEFIFDTPLEFTRRGGLCVTMIGDVKSFQKAIPDVPDGIRLKLLKTGTYEPDTDRLFSQLTDRQQEILRTAVDMGYYDVPRAVTHEDIGDELGCTGGTVGGHLRKIESKLLSQIVP, encoded by the coding sequence ATGAGATACGCGAAATGCATCATCATTCCGGACGACGAGGGTCTCCATCCTGTCGATCAGCAGATCGCAGAACACCCCGATATCAACCGCGAACTCCTTCACAACGTCAATCTCCTCGCGGACGAAACGATCGTCACGATCTATCAATTTTCGGGCGATAGAGACGCCCTCGCGTCCATCTTGGAGGACTCTCCGATGGTGTATAAGTATCAGCTTTCGGGAGTCGACGACGTGATACACGCGTATATCCACGTCGAGTCGGACGAGAAACTCGTCGGTCTGCTGAATATGCTCAAGAAGTTCGAGTTCATCTTCGATACGCCGCTCGAGTTTACGCGCCGTGGGGGGTTGTGCGTCACGATGATCGGCGACGTAAAGAGCTTCCAGAAGGCTATTCCGGACGTTCCCGACGGGATCCGGCTCAAACTCCTCAAGACGGGGACCTACGAACCGGATACGGATCGGTTGTTCTCCCAACTTACCGATCGCCAGCAGGAGATTCTTCGGACCGCTGTCGATATGGGGTACTACGACGTGCCGCGGGCCGTTACGCACGAAGATATCGGCGACGAACTCGGGTGTACAGGGGGAACGGTCGGCGGTCACCTGCGGAAAATCGAATCGAAACTGCTCTCGCAGATCGTCCCGTGA